A part of Deinococcus aerolatus genomic DNA contains:
- a CDS encoding glycosyltransferase, translated as MQNAVPHDTAPNEETTPLISVVIPTYRRPDLLLRRGLGSALAQSYPNLEVLVVMDGPDPETAAALATVQDPRLRLLTLPHNQGPSAARNHGVQHARGEWIAFLDDDDVWRPDKLIRQMQRAQRSAHALPVVLSGYIERTPHGDRLYPPRPKAADERLGDYMFARSPRRPPGSAVFGHLVLLPRTLALQLPWPEHLRNNEDWDWLLRLEDTRGVGFEQLSPEDASTLAVYYVGEDRATGSGVSTWRPMLAWAQNHRRDGRLSDRAFAGFLLAQLAPRAVRANDALGLPVLGAALLSTRPQPAELATFAKHWIVPASLRRRLRQWLNTRRPPVRLGNVTKDSGAEEGRSAQNRRPSPTVFFAGPQSPGDRRPAVKVTFLIESMRARAGMERVTATVAGGLSALGLDVQILTLRGETSAFELPEAVTLTSLGLPEGTLRMRAQTVPLVSVVRRELRRRRPDVLITVDTFLAGFVFPAILDLPMLRVAWEHFNFRSDLNMRSRRLARVVAAHLGHRVVTLTRQDRGWWRAAFPQAPASITAIPNPLTVDRPPVNPYSLQSRVVLGMGRLDHQKGFDLLLRAWAEVETDCPDWRLQIYGQGPEEQALRELAGDLGLRRWDLCAPTPEVAAVYRSAGIYALSSRHEGLPLVLMEAQAHGVPAVAFDCHTGPAELLAAGGGALVPVQDVTAFASALRSLMAQPTVRQAWSERAHAGAGRYRLEPILGQWLRLLAAGRGGPPEAEDQDR; from the coding sequence TTGCAAAACGCTGTTCCACACGACACTGCCCCTAACGAAGAAACCACGCCGCTGATCAGCGTGGTGATTCCCACCTATCGCCGCCCGGACCTGCTGCTGCGCCGGGGACTCGGCAGCGCGCTGGCACAGAGTTATCCGAATCTGGAAGTGCTGGTAGTGATGGACGGCCCCGATCCTGAGACGGCGGCAGCGTTGGCCACAGTGCAAGATCCCCGGCTGCGCCTACTGACCCTGCCGCACAACCAGGGACCATCGGCGGCCCGCAACCACGGCGTGCAGCACGCGCGGGGTGAGTGGATTGCCTTTCTGGATGACGATGATGTGTGGCGGCCGGACAAGCTCATCCGGCAGATGCAGCGGGCGCAGCGCTCCGCCCATGCACTGCCGGTGGTGCTGAGCGGGTACATCGAGCGCACGCCGCACGGGGACCGCCTGTACCCCCCGCGCCCCAAGGCTGCCGATGAGCGTCTGGGCGACTACATGTTTGCCCGCAGCCCACGGCGCCCACCGGGAAGCGCGGTGTTCGGCCATCTGGTGTTGTTGCCGCGCACCCTGGCGCTGCAACTGCCCTGGCCCGAACACCTACGCAACAACGAGGACTGGGACTGGCTGCTGCGCCTGGAAGACACGCGCGGCGTCGGCTTCGAGCAGCTATCCCCGGAAGACGCCTCGACGCTGGCGGTCTATTACGTGGGAGAGGACCGAGCCACCGGCAGCGGGGTCTCAACGTGGCGGCCCATGCTGGCGTGGGCACAGAACCACCGCCGGGACGGACGGCTCTCAGACCGGGCCTTCGCCGGGTTTTTGCTGGCGCAACTCGCTCCGCGCGCCGTCCGGGCCAACGACGCCCTTGGCCTGCCTGTGCTGGGGGCGGCGCTACTGTCCACCCGCCCCCAGCCTGCCGAACTGGCCACCTTCGCCAAACACTGGATCGTCCCAGCTTCATTGCGCCGCCGATTGCGGCAGTGGCTGAATACCCGCCGTCCTCCCGTCCGGCTGGGCAACGTGACTAAGGATAGTGGGGCTGAAGAGGGCAGGTCGGCCCAGAACCGGCGCCCGTCTCCCACAGTCTTTTTTGCAGGGCCACAGTCGCCCGGTGACCGGCGGCCCGCCGTCAAGGTCACCTTTCTGATCGAATCCATGAGGGCGCGGGCCGGCATGGAACGGGTCACGGCAACTGTGGCGGGTGGGCTGTCCGCGCTGGGACTGGACGTGCAGATTCTGACCCTACGGGGCGAGACCTCGGCCTTCGAGCTTCCGGAGGCCGTCACCCTGACGTCGCTGGGGTTGCCGGAGGGCACCCTGCGGATGCGGGCGCAGACCGTCCCGCTGGTGAGCGTAGTGCGCCGTGAATTGCGGCGGCGGCGCCCGGACGTGCTGATCACGGTGGACACTTTCCTGGCCGGGTTCGTGTTCCCAGCCATTCTGGACCTGCCCATGCTCCGGGTGGCCTGGGAACACTTTAATTTCCGCAGCGACCTGAACATGCGTTCCCGCCGGCTCGCCCGCGTGGTCGCCGCCCATCTGGGTCACCGGGTGGTTACCCTGACCAGGCAGGACCGTGGGTGGTGGCGTGCGGCCTTCCCGCAGGCGCCCGCCTCGATCACCGCGATTCCCAATCCGCTAACGGTGGACCGTCCCCCTGTCAACCCGTACTCACTTCAAAGCCGCGTGGTCCTGGGCATGGGTCGTCTGGACCATCAGAAGGGGTTCGACCTGCTCCTGCGTGCCTGGGCTGAGGTCGAGACCGACTGCCCCGATTGGCGGCTTCAGATCTACGGCCAGGGACCGGAGGAACAGGCCCTGCGCGAGTTGGCGGGGGACCTGGGACTGCGCCGCTGGGACCTGTGCGCCCCTACACCTGAAGTTGCAGCGGTCTACCGCAGCGCAGGCATCTACGCCCTCAGCTCCCGCCACGAGGGGCTGCCTCTGGTTCTGATGGAAGCCCAGGCCCACGGTGTGCCAGCGGTGGCTTTTGACTGCCACACTGGGCCGGCAGAGTTACTGGCGGCAGGAGGAGGCGCGTTGGTCCCGGTACAGGACGTCACCGCCTTCGCCTCGGCCTTGCGGTCTCTGATGGCGCAGCCGACTGTGCGGCAGGCGTGGAGCGAACGCGCCCACGCCGGAGCTGGGCGTTACCGCCTGGAGCCGATTCTGGGGCAGTGGCTGCGGCTGCTGGCGGCGGGACGTGGTGGCCCGCCAGAGGCAGAGGACCAGGACCGATGA
- a CDS encoding QcrA and Rieske domain-containing protein — protein sequence MTTRRALLEKWWLLPVAATAGAFGYMGWYATRVTLGKRRAGAPEFQAAAAQAVAPLSGLPTVWADVNFTYAGRPCTLLRVPQAVEGGLTLPGGGHLVAYSRVCTHLGCTVNLVRDPEVLAFAFNYRPPQDAQHPQLGCRCHYSVFDPLQEGMAVFGKANGPLPRVRLEIRDAQVWATGIEAAPTQDG from the coding sequence ATGACCACCCGCCGCGCCCTCCTCGAAAAATGGTGGCTGCTGCCGGTCGCGGCCACGGCCGGGGCCTTCGGCTACATGGGCTGGTACGCCACCCGCGTCACGCTGGGCAAGCGCCGCGCCGGAGCGCCGGAGTTTCAGGCGGCGGCGGCGCAAGCGGTGGCGCCCCTGTCCGGGTTGCCCACCGTGTGGGCCGACGTGAACTTTACCTACGCGGGCCGCCCCTGCACGCTGCTGCGGGTGCCACAGGCGGTGGAAGGCGGGCTGACGCTGCCCGGCGGCGGGCATCTGGTGGCGTACTCGCGCGTCTGCACCCACCTGGGCTGCACCGTCAATCTGGTGCGTGACCCGGAGGTACTGGCCTTCGCCTTCAACTACCGCCCCCCGCAGGATGCCCAGCACCCGCAACTGGGCTGCCGCTGCCATTACAGCGTCTTCGATCCCCTGCAGGAGGGGATGGCGGTGTTCGGCAAGGCCAACGGCCCGCTGCCGCGCGTGCGGCTGGAGATCAGGGATGCACAGGTCTGGGCGACGGGCATCGAAGCCGCCCCGACCCAGGACGGCTAA
- a CDS encoding M28 family metallopeptidase, which produces MKPLLWPALLALTLPGASLALGVEDHARTLLGFGPRVAGSAANEQARGYLETQFQALGYQTRRESFGYPRFDDLGSDVRVGTQVLGGNALQDAAGGEVTAPAALVPGVGTPADFARVDVRGRVAVVQRGQIPFINKVRAALAAGAVGAVIVNDSAGDFRGTLGQVVALPVLGVSPTVGAALTDGQSVTLRVRVRQDEVQGVNLIAFKAGVRTPEVLIGAHLDSVRGAPGANDNLSGTLAVLDIARQAANTPLSARSFFLLFDGEEDGLQGSRAFVKNNPDTIKGLKAMLNLDMVGLNATPLSVSGEAALVAAARRAGLEASEGTPGSSDQVPFRQAGVPTLLFHRGLDANYHQPGDTLLDPGLVRQTAEAAFRIASEVPNAAAGRQVIFFLSHCRSGSLFTASVRNNQEARPEAMLADDTVTGLQCRRLKASRNYRRGSDVGHRSWSSASGGPPRPAASSRSHCPRIGSRR; this is translated from the coding sequence ATGAAACCACTGCTGTGGCCCGCGCTGCTGGCGTTGACCCTTCCCGGTGCCAGCCTCGCCCTCGGCGTGGAGGACCACGCCCGGACCCTGCTGGGCTTCGGCCCCCGGGTGGCGGGCAGCGCGGCCAACGAGCAGGCCCGCGGCTATCTGGAAACGCAGTTCCAGGCCCTGGGCTATCAGACGCGCCGCGAGAGCTTCGGCTACCCGCGTTTCGATGATCTGGGCTCGGACGTGCGGGTGGGCACGCAGGTGCTGGGGGGCAACGCCCTGCAGGACGCCGCCGGGGGCGAGGTCACGGCCCCGGCAGCCCTCGTGCCGGGCGTGGGCACACCGGCCGACTTTGCCCGCGTGGACGTGCGCGGCCGGGTGGCGGTGGTGCAGCGCGGGCAGATCCCCTTCATCAACAAGGTCCGCGCCGCGCTGGCGGCCGGCGCGGTGGGCGCCGTGATCGTCAACGACAGCGCCGGGGACTTCCGGGGGACACTGGGTCAGGTGGTGGCCCTGCCGGTGCTGGGCGTGTCGCCCACGGTGGGCGCGGCCCTCACGGACGGTCAGTCGGTCACCCTGCGCGTCCGCGTGCGCCAGGACGAGGTCCAGGGCGTCAACCTGATCGCCTTCAAGGCGGGGGTCCGCACCCCGGAGGTGCTGATCGGCGCGCATCTGGATTCGGTCAGGGGGGCGCCGGGGGCCAACGACAACCTCTCGGGCACCCTGGCGGTGCTGGACATTGCGCGGCAGGCCGCCAACACGCCGCTGTCGGCACGCAGTTTCTTCCTGCTTTTTGACGGCGAGGAGGACGGCCTGCAGGGGTCACGCGCCTTCGTGAAGAACAATCCCGACACCATAAAGGGGCTGAAGGCCATGCTCAATCTGGACATGGTGGGCTTGAACGCCACGCCCCTGAGCGTCAGCGGCGAGGCCGCGCTGGTGGCGGCGGCGAGGCGCGCGGGCCTGGAGGCCAGCGAGGGAACACCTGGCAGCAGCGATCAGGTGCCGTTCCGGCAGGCCGGGGTGCCGACGCTGTTGTTCCACCGGGGCCTGGATGCCAACTACCACCAGCCCGGCGACACCCTGCTGGACCCGGGCCTGGTCCGGCAGACGGCAGAGGCAGCCTTTAGAATCGCCAGCGAGGTGCCGAACGCCGCTGCGGGGAGACAGGTCATCTTTTTCCTGTCCCACTGCCGCTCCGGTTCACTGTTCACGGCATCGGTGCGGAACAACCAGGAGGCCAGACCCGAGGCCATGCTTGCTGACGACACGGTAACTGGCCTGCAATGCCGCAGGCTGAAAGCGTCACGGAACTACAGGCGTGGTTCAGACGTGGGTCATCGGTCCTGGTCCTCTGCCTCTGGCGGGCCACCACGTCCCGCCGCCAGCAGCCGCAGCCACTGCCCCAGAATCGGCTCCAGGCGGTAA
- a CDS encoding heme exporter protein CcmD: MDKYSAYVIIVYAVTFVLLLSYLVWMWARLRAVKDETGEAPR; this comes from the coding sequence ATGGATAAGTACAGCGCCTACGTGATCATCGTCTATGCCGTGACCTTCGTGCTGCTGCTGAGCTATCTGGTGTGGATGTGGGCGCGGCTGCGCGCGGTGAAAGACGAGACCGGGGAGGCCCCAAGGTGA
- a CDS encoding GNAT family N-acetyltransferase, which translates to MSGVTLTSGDDAAASGVLIAAALQLKARGEPLWPESSLTPQRLARHYPTNGWRVAWRGGTPLACLCLLDTDPLFWPDDAPGEALYLHKLAVHPAAQGQGLSALLLREAVWETGERDRPWLRLDTATALPKLRALYETFGFQDVGQRTVKGFDVTLYQFPA; encoded by the coding sequence ATGAGCGGCGTGACCCTGACCTCCGGCGATGATGCCGCCGCTTCGGGCGTGCTGATCGCCGCTGCCCTGCAACTGAAGGCGCGCGGGGAGCCACTGTGGCCGGAAAGCAGCCTGACGCCCCAGCGCCTGGCCCGCCACTACCCGACGAACGGCTGGCGGGTGGCGTGGCGCGGTGGGACGCCGCTGGCCTGCCTGTGTCTGCTGGACACGGACCCACTGTTCTGGCCGGACGACGCCCCCGGCGAGGCGCTGTATCTGCACAAACTGGCGGTTCACCCGGCGGCGCAGGGCCAGGGCCTGTCCGCCCTGCTGCTGCGTGAGGCCGTGTGGGAGACGGGGGAGCGGGACCGGCCCTGGCTCAGGCTGGACACCGCCACCGCCCTCCCCAAGCTGCGCGCGCTCTACGAGACCTTTGGTTTTCAGGATGTGGGACAGCGCACCGTCAAGGGTTTCGACGTGACGCTGTACCAGTTTCCCGCCTGA
- a CDS encoding cytochrome c-type biogenesis protein: MRPARPGVLHSRFGRSRLGPLALCLGLCLGLSLAHASAPLTPAQEQRAVAVQKNLRCPLCDTGESIAESRSDISVKMRESVREQIADGRSDSEIYTFFSVRYGNFVLLDPPKTGRNLLLWGSPLLALGGGGVALWAFLRRRGPASAAAGPLQDAEPHDPYLDQVRRDTGMGRGPE, translated from the coding sequence ATGCGGCCAGCACGTCCAGGCGTCCTGCATTCCCGCTTCGGGCGTTCCCGTCTTGGGCCGCTGGCGCTGTGCCTGGGACTGTGCCTCGGCCTGTCCCTCGCCCACGCCTCCGCGCCCCTGACGCCCGCACAGGAGCAGCGCGCTGTTGCCGTGCAGAAGAACCTGCGCTGTCCGCTGTGTGACACCGGGGAATCCATCGCGGAATCGCGCAGCGACATCAGCGTCAAGATGCGCGAATCGGTGCGCGAGCAGATTGCCGACGGGCGCAGCGACTCGGAGATCTACACCTTCTTCTCGGTTCGCTACGGTAATTTCGTGCTGCTTGATCCTCCCAAGACCGGGCGCAACCTGCTGTTGTGGGGCAGTCCGCTGCTGGCGCTGGGCGGCGGCGGCGTGGCGCTGTGGGCCTTTCTGCGCCGCCGGGGGCCGGCCTCCGCAGCGGCGGGACCGTTGCAGGACGCCGAACCCCATGACCCGTATCTGGACCAGGTGCGCCGCGACACGGGCATGGGCCGGGGGCCGGAATGA
- the ccmE gene encoding cytochrome c maturation protein CcmE, which translates to MSPAPAPLARARQRRRNPLPVVLGVLALVGLSAFIAFGNLNKSLEYFVTPTEYQQQRAKLEGRAIRIGGLVRSVNYNPQTLDLKFVVSDGGASFPVQYSGAVSDLFRENQGVVVRGEFQGDTFHAQELIVKHSEEYNVPQTQTELKDMLQQTQ; encoded by the coding sequence GTGAGCCCCGCGCCCGCCCCGCTGGCGCGCGCCCGCCAGCGCCGCCGCAATCCGCTGCCGGTGGTTCTGGGCGTCCTGGCCCTGGTGGGCCTGAGCGCCTTTATCGCCTTTGGCAACCTGAACAAGAGCCTGGAATACTTCGTCACCCCCACCGAGTACCAGCAGCAGCGCGCCAAGCTGGAAGGCCGCGCCATCCGCATCGGCGGGCTGGTCAGGTCTGTGAACTACAACCCCCAGACGCTGGACCTGAAGTTCGTCGTTTCGGACGGCGGGGCCAGCTTTCCGGTGCAGTACAGCGGAGCCGTCAGCGACCTGTTCAGGGAAAACCAGGGGGTGGTGGTGCGCGGCGAGTTTCAGGGCGACACCTTTCACGCCCAGGAACTGATTGTCAAGCACAGCGAGGAATACAACGTGCCGCAGACGCAGACCGAGCTGAAGGACATGCTTCAGCAGACGCAGTGA
- the ccsA gene encoding cytochrome c biogenesis protein CcsA, with amino-acid sequence MTSKSSTRRGNLMTTLLGGATVVTLAVAIALGLAAPLDVNQGSLVRLMFVHVPSAWLSYLAYGGTGLFGLLYLIQRQRRWDRLALASAEIGVLFTVVTIVGGMLWAKPTWGTYWVWDARLTTTALSLVVYGGYLLIRSLIDDPERRARISAVVGIVGTLYVPVNYMAVEWWRGVHQTQTLKLLGKVRFDAAPVYGWVLLMAVVAFSFLYLYLLRVRGTLAAREEAREERELMEDLQVQGVGEGVGTARGASHG; translated from the coding sequence ATGACCAGCAAAAGCAGCACAAGAAGAGGCAACCTGATGACCACGCTGCTGGGCGGGGCCACCGTGGTCACGCTGGCCGTGGCGATTGCGCTGGGTCTGGCCGCGCCGCTGGACGTGAACCAGGGCTCGCTGGTCCGGCTGATGTTCGTGCACGTGCCGAGCGCGTGGCTGAGTTATCTGGCGTACGGCGGCACCGGATTGTTCGGCCTGCTGTACCTGATCCAGCGTCAGCGGCGCTGGGACCGGCTGGCCCTGGCCAGTGCCGAGATCGGCGTGTTGTTCACGGTGGTGACCATCGTGGGCGGCATGCTGTGGGCCAAGCCCACCTGGGGCACGTACTGGGTCTGGGACGCCCGCCTGACCACCACAGCCCTGAGCCTGGTGGTCTACGGCGGCTACCTGCTGATCCGCAGCCTGATCGACGACCCCGAACGCCGCGCCCGCATTTCGGCGGTGGTGGGCATCGTGGGCACGCTGTACGTGCCGGTCAATTACATGGCGGTGGAGTGGTGGCGCGGTGTGCACCAGACCCAGACCCTCAAGCTGCTGGGCAAGGTGCGCTTCGACGCCGCGCCGGTCTACGGCTGGGTGCTGCTGATGGCGGTGGTCGCCTTTTCCTTCCTGTATCTGTACCTGCTGCGCGTGCGCGGCACGCTGGCCGCCCGCGAAGAGGCCCGAGAGGAGCGCGAACTGATGGAAGACCTGCAAGTCCAGGGCGTGGGCGAGGGCGTGGGAACCGCCCGTGGAGCGTCTCATGGATAA
- a CDS encoding c-type cytochrome → MIFSVVLLVLIGAAALWLVLEPLRRAAPTDPDAPERARLLAERDQLYSELNAVEDEARRPDLERRAALTLRALDALPPAPRIGPGRSRTLALGAVGAVTLLTVAGALTFIPRWQLASLDAGEAGKVQAVLKLPGLKERAQRSQKNADYLAWGRAAFDSANYDQAVSAYGNALKTDPRQPEALRRLGILLLTRGDQGGAALPAEDATRAALLIRTAAQLAPDEAESQLLLGFALSRFGQDQEALAALERYRTLDPAGRDADDAITALRARLNQGDPALKLYAASCASCHGAAGAGGIGPSLRASTLSRAALRSVTVNGKGAMPAYPTLTDAELTLLLDLMEQWQKEG, encoded by the coding sequence ATGATCTTCAGCGTGGTGCTACTGGTCCTGATCGGGGCGGCGGCCCTGTGGCTGGTGCTGGAGCCCCTGCGCCGCGCCGCGCCCACCGACCCCGACGCCCCCGAACGTGCCCGCCTGCTGGCCGAGCGCGACCAGCTGTACAGCGAACTGAATGCGGTGGAGGATGAGGCCCGCCGCCCCGATCTGGAACGCCGCGCCGCGCTGACCCTGCGGGCGCTGGACGCCCTGCCGCCTGCCCCCCGCATCGGTCCGGGGCGTTCGCGCACGCTGGCGCTGGGGGCGGTGGGCGCGGTGACCCTGCTGACCGTGGCGGGCGCGCTGACCTTTATTCCGCGCTGGCAGCTGGCCTCGCTGGACGCGGGCGAGGCGGGCAAGGTGCAGGCGGTGCTGAAGCTGCCGGGCCTCAAGGAAAGGGCGCAGCGCAGCCAGAAGAACGCTGATTACCTGGCGTGGGGCCGCGCCGCCTTCGATTCGGCCAACTACGATCAGGCGGTCAGCGCCTACGGCAACGCCCTGAAAACCGATCCGCGCCAGCCGGAGGCCCTGCGCCGCCTGGGGATCTTGTTGCTCACGCGCGGCGACCAGGGCGGCGCGGCGCTGCCTGCCGAGGACGCCACCCGCGCCGCCCTGCTGATCCGCACCGCCGCGCAGCTCGCACCCGACGAGGCCGAATCGCAACTGCTGCTGGGCTTCGCGCTGTCCCGCTTCGGACAGGACCAGGAGGCATTGGCCGCCCTGGAGCGCTACCGCACGCTGGACCCCGCCGGACGCGACGCCGACGACGCGATCACCGCGCTGCGGGCCCGCCTGAACCAGGGTGACCCGGCGCTGAAGCTGTACGCCGCGAGCTGCGCCTCATGCCACGGGGCCGCCGGTGCCGGCGGCATCGGCCCCAGCCTGCGCGCGTCCACCCTGAGCCGCGCGGCGCTGCGCAGCGTGACGGTGAACGGCAAGGGGGCCATGCCCGCCTACCCCACGCTGACCGACGCCGAACTCACGCTGCTGCTGGACCTGATGGAACAGTGGCAGAAGGAGGGCTGA
- a CDS encoding heme lyase CcmF/NrfE family subunit, with amino-acid sequence MLNLISFQSSALGSLGQLALLGALGFSLAGLLLAVIGGLRADARVTEAARRATWAVFALVSVGISVLLVALLKDDFTVRYVAEHSMRSSPTWIKITSLWGALEGSILLWAWLLAGFAFILSLTLRRDALRPWALGTMFVSLLFFVGVCATIASPFTPVSGLLADGRGPNPALQNHWMMAVHPVLLYLGFVGLSVPFAYAVAALITGRLSDHWVVVTRRWTLVAWTFLTAAIVAGGWWSYETLGWGGYWAWDPVENASFIPWLLTTAFLHSIQIQEKRGLMRSWNVWLIVLAYSSTVLGTFLNRSGIVQSVHAFAGGPVGPVFLGFLAFLLIVGIGLAAWRAPALRDEAEVPAPVSREGAFLAGNWLFLVFAFMVLLGTLFPTFVEAAQGRRDASVGPAFYNAFAIPLGLGLLMLMGVGPLLPWRRADGQGLLRALVPLLASGLGAALIAFVFGVRATGVLLTIALAAYNLVGLGLLTARAARQAGGLGRTLQAQPRRYGAYTAHIGLVVMALGLAFSGAYRQDAQATLNLQAAPRTLLHEQLELTALRQVDRGFGTSAIASVSIDGRPFEARLNTYVQAPGTLFPAPAVRYGALGDTYLVVTSIDPEGRWASIRLIESPLVSWIWWGTLIICIGAGLTLVSPARPVARAAPAGLAPATD; translated from the coding sequence ATGCTTAACCTGATTTCCTTCCAGTCCAGCGCCCTGGGCTCACTGGGTCAGCTCGCGCTGCTGGGCGCGTTGGGCTTCTCGCTGGCGGGACTGCTGCTGGCCGTGATCGGCGGCCTGCGTGCCGACGCGCGGGTGACCGAGGCGGCGCGGCGGGCCACCTGGGCGGTGTTCGCGCTGGTCAGCGTGGGCATCTCCGTGCTGCTGGTGGCGCTTCTCAAGGACGACTTCACCGTACGTTACGTGGCCGAACATTCCATGCGGTCCTCGCCCACCTGGATCAAGATCACCAGCCTGTGGGGCGCGCTGGAGGGCAGCATTCTGCTGTGGGCCTGGCTTCTGGCGGGCTTCGCCTTCATCCTGTCGCTGACGCTGCGGCGCGACGCCCTGCGGCCCTGGGCGCTGGGCACCATGTTTGTCAGCCTGCTGTTCTTCGTGGGCGTGTGCGCCACCATCGCCTCGCCGTTCACGCCCGTCTCCGGCCTGCTGGCCGATGGGCGTGGCCCCAACCCGGCCTTGCAGAACCATTGGATGATGGCCGTTCACCCGGTGTTGCTGTACCTGGGCTTCGTGGGCCTGAGCGTGCCGTTCGCCTACGCCGTGGCCGCCCTGATCACGGGCCGGCTCTCCGATCACTGGGTGGTCGTGACGCGGCGCTGGACGCTGGTGGCCTGGACCTTCCTGACCGCCGCCATCGTCGCGGGCGGCTGGTGGAGCTACGAGACGCTGGGCTGGGGCGGGTACTGGGCCTGGGACCCGGTGGAAAACGCGTCGTTTATTCCGTGGCTGCTGACCACTGCCTTCTTGCACAGCATTCAGATTCAGGAAAAGCGCGGGCTGATGCGTTCGTGGAACGTGTGGCTGATCGTGCTGGCGTATTCCAGCACCGTGCTGGGCACGTTCCTGAACCGCAGCGGCATCGTACAGAGCGTCCACGCCTTCGCGGGCGGACCGGTGGGGCCGGTGTTCCTGGGCTTCCTGGCCTTCCTGCTGATCGTGGGCATCGGGCTGGCCGCGTGGCGCGCGCCCGCCCTGCGCGACGAGGCGGAGGTTCCGGCTCCGGTCAGCCGTGAGGGCGCGTTTCTGGCGGGCAACTGGCTGTTTCTGGTGTTTGCGTTTATGGTCCTGCTGGGCACGCTGTTTCCTACCTTTGTGGAGGCCGCTCAGGGCCGCCGGGACGCCAGCGTGGGTCCGGCCTTCTACAATGCCTTCGCCATTCCACTGGGCCTGGGGCTGCTGATGCTGATGGGCGTGGGGCCGCTGCTGCCCTGGCGACGTGCCGACGGTCAGGGCCTGCTGCGGGCGCTGGTGCCGCTGCTGGCCTCCGGCCTGGGCGCGGCATTGATCGCCTTTGTCTTCGGCGTCCGTGCCACGGGCGTGCTGCTCACCATTGCGCTGGCTGCCTACAACCTCGTCGGGCTGGGCCTGCTGACCGCCCGTGCGGCGCGGCAGGCGGGCGGGCTGGGGCGGACGCTTCAGGCGCAGCCGCGCCGTTACGGGGCCTACACTGCCCACATCGGTCTGGTGGTGATGGCGCTGGGGCTGGCCTTCAGCGGCGCGTACCGTCAGGACGCCCAGGCCACCCTGAACCTGCAGGCCGCGCCGCGCACGCTGCTGCACGAGCAGTTGGAGCTGACGGCCTTGCGTCAGGTGGACCGGGGCTTCGGCACCTCGGCCATCGCCTCGGTCTCGATTGATGGCCGGCCCTTCGAGGCGCGGCTCAACACCTACGTTCAGGCCCCCGGCACCCTGTTCCCGGCCCCGGCCGTGCGCTACGGCGCGTTGGGCGACACCTATCTGGTGGTCACCAGCATCGACCCGGAAGGCCGCTGGGCCAGCATTCGCCTGATCGAGAGCCCGCTGGTCTCGTGGATCTGGTGGGGCACGCTGATCATCTGCATCGGCGCGGGCCTCACGCTGGTCAGCCCGGCGCGGCCAGTGGCACGCGCGGCCCCCGCCGGGCTGGCCCCGGCCACCGACTAG
- a CDS encoding TlpA family protein disulfide reductase, whose protein sequence is MTNSPPPKPNPAPVWRRAVPPLIAAALVGVLGYTLLSPAKNVTTGGPLIGKPAPAFTLESLDGVPVSLEALRGRPVVLNFWASWCGPCREEAPLFRELGAQQTADGAAILGILFQETKEQNARDFIREYALAYPNLRDPGINTGVNYGVSGIPETVFIDKAGIVQHMDRGGLTRERLNVGLKKIGVKGI, encoded by the coding sequence ATGACGAATTCACCCCCCCCCAAACCCAATCCTGCCCCTGTCTGGCGGCGCGCCGTGCCCCCGCTGATCGCGGCGGCGCTGGTGGGCGTGCTGGGCTACACGCTGCTCAGCCCGGCGAAGAATGTCACCACCGGCGGGCCGCTGATCGGCAAGCCCGCCCCCGCCTTCACGCTGGAAAGTCTGGACGGCGTGCCCGTCAGTCTGGAGGCGCTCAGGGGGCGCCCGGTGGTCCTGAATTTCTGGGCGTCGTGGTGCGGCCCCTGCCGCGAGGAGGCGCCCCTGTTCCGCGAGCTGGGCGCGCAGCAGACCGCGGACGGCGCGGCGATTCTGGGCATCCTGTTTCAGGAGACCAAGGAGCAGAACGCCCGCGATTTCATCCGCGAGTACGCGCTGGCCTACCCCAACCTCAGGGACCCCGGCATCAACACCGGCGTTAATTACGGCGTGTCGGGCATTCCCGAGACGGTCTTTATCGACAAGGCAGGCATCGTGCAGCATATGGACCGGGGGGGCCTGACCCGCGAACGCCTGAACGTGGGTCTGAAAAAGATCGGTGTGAAGGGGATATGA